In the genome of Stomoxys calcitrans chromosome 4, idStoCalc2.1, whole genome shotgun sequence, the window gcccgatggagtcttccatcgacaagggctgccgtctcagtgtattacacactgctacaacaacaacaacttccaAACGCCTTTTATTTTGCGTCCCGAAAGACCAATATGTGTTTATTGGTGAACATTGTACTTGTCGATAGagaaatccatcgggtcaatccggtacgtacaatcggctggtttggaagtaaagtacgatggttatattcaaatttagggACACCCAACCCCAACTCCACAATACGGAATTATGGGTCGATTGGAAAATATAGGATTTAAATAAAACGACTTTGGGAGAATATTACGGATTTTATATATTTGGGACGAAGGGAGCAGAACGGCCCATCGATAAAAGAAAGCCATATTTATAACGCATATTTATTTTGTTCGAGATATCTTTATACATTTATACATCATTATCATATTACGTTCCGATCTAGACTATATCAGGCAAGGATTTTGAGGTGTCAAAAACAACTCATAGTTTTAAATTTCGGGTATTAAGTACAATTTGGGTCCATTCTTTCTACTTTTAATCGCagaatatggcagctgtataaaaaaaatccaatttggaccgtattaagAAAGTGTGTTGAGGATCCTTACACAAAtctctgttctaaatttcagcgaaatcggataacaaatgcgcccattatggacccaagactatATGTTGGGAGAtcaatatatatgacagctatatccaaataaagtctgATGTGGCCCATATTCGGTCCGAAAGTCATGAGGCTTTATACAATTCACAGTTCTAAAAGTCAgaggaatcggttaataaatgcggcttttatgagcttcagatcctAAGTCTGGATATAGGGGTATACgacagctaaatccaaacaTTGTCGGATATGGACGAAAGTTGGTGTAAATGTGTAGGTCTGCAATTtgactctctgttccaaatcgCATTAAAATCAGATTAAAATTGAGACCTCCAGTTCACTTTCAAACAATGGTATTACAATGGCTCTTACctcaaaattacttaaaacgaGGTCATTTATGTGACAGCGAAAAAGATCCATCAGCCAAAAAGTGATCATATTTCAATCTAAGATATGCTACGATGTATTGTATATAATAAAAACCTTCTGTAAAATGTTGATaacaattttctgatgttttggTCTTACCACGCATATTTTTTTAGTATTATTTCCCCATATTATAAACATACACcattataaaatgtatttttttgtttgtccctTTTATTCGTACCTTCAGGTGATACGACGCGGTAAGAACATCCTGCCAACAGTAGCTCGCCTCTGCCTGATAGCCACATTTTTCGAAGATGGCCTTCGGATGTACTTCCAATGGAACGAGCAACGCGAATATATGGACATGAGCTGGGGTTGTGGTAAATTTTTGGCAACTGTATTTGTGTTAGTAAATTTAATTGGACAATTGGGAGGATGTGGAATGGTTATTGCTAGGTTCAAAGTTGACATTGCTGTTTGCATTCTATTTTTCATTGTTGTACTACAGGTAAGGCATGTCTATAATTTATAtacaataattaaataaaaaaaaatatgcatataTTTTCTTACAGACCATTGCTTACTCGATATTGTGGGATATTCAATTCTTATTGCGTAATTTAGCATTAATTGGTGCACTGCTGTTAGTTCTGGCAGAGTCGAGAGTTGAAGGGCGCAGCCTTTTTGCCGGTGTTCCCACCATGGGCGATAACAAACCCAAAAATTTCATGCAACTCGCTGGACGTATTTTGCTTGCATTTATGTTTATCACATTAATTCGTTTCGAATTAAGTTTCTTGCAAGTAagtatttaatatttaaatatagatttAAATTGCCAAACATGTATAAATACGCAATACTGATAATTACATACAAATGTACATTAGGGTGGGTCGATTATATTCTTTttaaatcgtatagcaaaaacgtaaactacctacaattctaagaagtttttCCTAAGAAACgtggattttaatgcgaagataagaAATATGACCATAGACAATGACGAATTTTTAGTATATTTTGACGTGGTGTCCTTGTTCCCAAGTATTCCAATCAATTTATCACTTTGGACAATTGAGAATAAATGGGAAGAGATTGAGAAATATACCAATATACCACGgggaattttcaaataattagTAACATTCTACATTAAGGACAGCAGATATTTTAAAAAACGATGACGAGCTGTATGAACAGCTTAAAGGAATGCCAATGGGATCCCCCGCTTCTCCCATTATTGCTGACATTGTATTGGAGGAACTTCTGAATGACACATTTGACAAAATGGTAAAACCTAggatattgacaaaatatgtagacgacattttcgcaattgtgaaaaaatcagaCGTGGCAAATACACTCTAGACTCTGAACTCCTTCAACAAATTCATCCAATTTACGAAGGAAGAGGAATATGATGGCAAACTACCTTTTTTGGACTCGGTAGTTTATAGACATGGCAACCAGCTGAACGGagattggtatcaaaaatcGACTGCAAACAGCACAAAAGAGTAATAACGAACACGGCCACGAATTTTATTAGAAGAGTATTTAGTATAAGTGATCCAGACTTTTATCTAGAGAACGAgaggaaaataaaagaaattcttAGAGCTAACGACTTACCCATTTGGACAGTTCACTGAAGCCGCTATTAGTGTAATttctgaagccgacccaatcggccttcttttgattCATAAATGTCCAgggctcagaggttatgaagtcgggtggtcggtcgatggtgaaattatggggaggtggtctgagcccaaagaaatgacggcttgccaatTTACGTCACTCggaagatcaggggatgcaatggaaatgcctGGCGAGCTGCcccacctcctcgtaatcctgatgggggcatcctcattcaccgtgcgaaacgtggagctttcaatctgctctgccaaagctatgccacgctggtcgttacctaggggagaatgtcataatccgacgacgacgacgcttgtgacccactgctggctattttcgcacagcaccttgcgacatataatggaggcggttctggcaaaccgaacagaaccagggtctgggattcttttcaatcccgccacggaccagaagcgtgcggagaaggcactccgggatgtgcctctcccatgacgaaaaaagacgaacacgtacactgaggcgacagcccttgccgatgagggttccatcgggtcaatccggtgcgtacaaccggctgccatgagccagacagtaacccacttatgtcgggcttgtaagcttgaccattaactgggtcacaactaccaaccaACGAAATGTATACAATGTTGCCAAGACAAGAAAATTATTACttaccaaaattgaagaaaaattctaccaaaccagaccaaaacctaccaaaaatgtgGTATAGCGTGTATTTTTAGCCACTGCCGAACTATTGGCCATTTTGACAATCCATTTTGAACACATCAAATTacattatatacatttttaactCTACAAAGTACTAGATGATCGTTATTCATAGAGGAACTAGACAAACACTTCCGTCtatttgttgaaatcaccctactgccttaagttaaacaagtaaaagcttgctaagttcggccgggccgaatcttgggtacccactaccatggattctgctaaaatatgggagctatatctggttataaaccgatttggatcgtaattACAactgaacactatatgcaaaatttcagccaaatcggataaaaaaacggtttatatgggtgctatatcaggttaatagaccaatttggaccgtacttaaaacagttgttgaaagacataacagaacactacatgctaaacttcagccaagtcggacaaaaattacggcttccaggggctcaagaagacaaatcgggagatcggtttatatgaaagctatatctaaatctaaaccaatataacccatttgaaatccccaaagAACTtgatcaatattaagtatctgtgtataATTTcacgcggctagctttacgcgataGACCACTATCTTGAtttcgagagacggacggacatggctagatcgtctcagaacatcgagacgaggtgttacaaacggaatgacttgatgaGCATACCCttctcctatggtggtggatataaaaattacctatatcttgatataaaccCCTTTATATTGATCTCCCGATGAAAAATCTGCAGTTTATAAAGTCGTATTTCTGTTCCAATTACAataccgtgccgagtttggataaagcgatctcccaatttaagtgtTTGAGCCCAGAAAGACCCTTTTACAACACATGTTCGTCGTTCCACTGGGTTGAATGGACCATGAGTATGGGCCAGATTTGTCCATATTTGTATACAGCACTAAATATGTCTGTTTTCCGACTGGGCATTggcattgaacgcacaaaacCCGCATTTTCTACCAAGAtatacgaaatttggaagaggtCCCTTAACACTTATACCGATTGTATTTAGTCAAAATCAAAACTTATAccctttttctgaaatttgaagcagtgagaccCCTTGTAACAGTAACATCCATGGTTTTACTATGCACTCCTAGCGCATACACAGAAATGGCATGAAGTGAATTAGTTTTGAGTTATTCCCGGCGATTTTTTCTgtaattaacttggtatttacGTATTGGTGGTATGATATTTATGTTGAGAAaaactaccaaaaattgaggtccgCCTAACAACCTACCAAGAGGATAAAAACCtatcaattttggtaggaacctaacAAAAACTGCAACACTGGTTGTATAGCTCTTTTTCGGCAGTATCAAACCTGACTGCTtctccatgcactccatgttgggGTCGTAAACGCCAGGCAGAGGCGAGATGGatcggaatggtgtatcacgaaggccaatcccccacatCTATTTCTTAGGCGATCCTTAGGTAGCACTTTGTATCCGTGCAAGCTGTAGGTATTGGTCAGCTGcgacttgcacagttgtcagtTGCTGATTGACCTTTGCAACGTTAGATTGCAATGGACATTGTTTGTGAGGACAAGGTGGACACCGAATCAACCTTTAGCAGAAAAGATTGAATTCGATTTAATCACCAAGTCCTCTTGTTGTTGTGGCAGTGAGttgcacactgaggcggcagcccttgccgatgaaggacttcatggGGTCAATCCGGAACGTACCACCGACTGTCATCGCATATGCATAggtatcaaatatatatttcatattttaatattctttgaCCTTTATATATAAAGAGATGTTGCTAAGTGATactaaaaagaggtcccttataattgagcttaaagtagaatcgggcagcactcattgatatgcaatAATTGTTTTGCCTTTTTATTACATTACACTTCACTTCAGGTTTATAAGGGCACCAAAAcgccctgttccaaatttcataaaaatcggatgaaaatgcttcttttataagctcaatactccatatcgggagatcagtctaaatggtagctatatggaaatatgatctgatctggacgatattcaccAAAAAAGGTTGAGAGGTCTATCAaatcgcactgtttcaaatttcatccaaatcagatgaaaaatgctcgttttattagctcaatactctatagcgggagatcggtctatatgacagcaatatccaaatatggtctgaacttgaagatattcaacaaaaaggttgaGAGGGGTACCAGAACGCGCTGAgccaattttcattgaaatcggatgaaaaatgctccttttataagctcattacactatatcggtctgttatatggcagctatatccaaatatggtccgatctggaccacatttgacagcaaTGGGTAGGGTTCTACAACAAAGccactgagccaaatttcatcgaattcgggttatagatggatcttttatggctcAATGCCATATATCGGGCGGttggtctaagggcagctatatccaaatatagtccgatttgaaccacactccaCAAAAATGGgtgggggtctaccagaactcactgtgccaaattttatcgaaatcggatgaaaaatgacaaatttattgcctcaagactttaagtatggagatcggtctatatagcggctatatataactattgggttgcccaaattgcggatttttcatatagtcggccttgacaaattttttagcttgctttagaaaaaaagtatatttgattaaagttcattgtaagttttattaaaaatgcatttactttcttttaaaaaatccgcaattactttttgggcaacccaatatatcgggagatcggtctctatatggcagctatatccaaatatggtccgatttgaaccacactccaCAAAAATGGGCAAGGGTCTAccggaactcactgtgccaaattttatcgaaatcggatgaaaaattacaaatttattgcctcaagacatTAAGtatggagattggtctatatagcggctatatacaatataattaaaatccgattttatgagatcagaagatcgggtttatatacaaagaatacaaaatcatCACAAATTTgtggaaatatttttatgtcgaagatatcggcaaaattataaataaccaaaaaaggtatttattgggtatttatccaataaatacagaagcgttgggtatttaccgggtagaaacccatctctaaccattttaaacaatttaatcATTTAAAACAACTATAatccttttatttttatactctttACAGATCCTTCAAGATATTGTGGGCTCCATTCTGATGGTTTTAGTAACAATCGGTTACAAAACGAAATTGTCGGCTTTAATTTTAGTTGCCCTTTTGACTGTTTTGAATCTATATCATAACGCGTGGTGGACCATTCCCTCATATAAACCTCTCAGAGATTTTCTTAAATATGACTTCTTCCAGGTGAGTAACAACGAAATTTCCATATTTTTCGCTAGTAAAAATGCTAATTCTTTTACAGACTCTTTCTGTTATTGGTGGCCTCCTCATGATTGTCTCATTGGGTCCCGGTGGTGTGTCCATGGACGAGCATAAAAAGAAATGGTAGATAATAGAACGATGACGACGGACATTAACCCCTCCTCAACACTGTCTACATCATTGAGTGATTctttttattataaaccttTTGAGTTTTCTTCATTATCATCCTTCGAGCTTATTTCATTAAGCAAAGAAGAAAGacgtatacatacatacaacaaGAAATTCAAACTtctgatatttttaatttattctgtTGTGTTTGTATTAGTTTTGTAATATGGAATTttgtccccaaaaaaaaaagtaagagaACTGTAAGAGAAAAAccagcaacaattttttttacaaaacaaacaaaaaatcaaccataaaatggaaaaatatataaaataaaatacaaaatagtaaatttacaaaatcaatgcgacacaaaaaacatttttgaagaaaaacaggaatcacatgaaaaaaaaacggaaaaaatatGCAATTGTAAATTGCTTTTATAATTAATCTGAACCAAcgactattttttattttttttttttttttgttactgaaCATTTTAGATGTCCAAACCCCTCATTAGCTTGATGCGATACGACTATTTCGTCAAAAGTCATTCTAGGTCTTTTATTTTCattcaaaaatgtttctaatgttttttagtttttttttgtctgtgtaTGTGTTATATTTTGTTCCATAGTATGTATATTCCTATTAGTAATTTTAAGAGAAAACATTAAACCCCATTTTTATAATGCCAACAGGACTTGAGAATGAATTAAGTAAACGTTTTTAATATACGGCTAAAATGACGATAGACTGTAAATGGTCTGTGTTTTATTAACAATGCAAAAGTTTGAATAGTTtggggaactattgggttgcccaaaaagtaattgcggattttttaaaagaaagttaatgcatttttaataaaactaagaatgaactttaatcaaatatactttttttacactttttttctaaagcaagctaaaagtaacagctgataactgacagaagaaagaatgcaattacagagtcacaagctgtgaaaaaatttgtcaacgccgactatatgaaaaatccgcaattactttttgggcaacccaatactttgttgtttttataccctacacccccactgtggtacaggttattatagatttgtgcatttactTGCAACGCCAAGAAGaggaagagctagacccatcgataagtatacggatcggcttagaatcacttcctgattcgatttagctgtgtccatctgtctgtctgtccatgcattcttgtaatcaagatacaggtcgcatttgttgtccgatttttacaaaattttgcacaaatcttgTTTTTGATTCAAGGAcgaaatcggtcccgatttagatatagctcccatatatatctttcatccgtgtgccctttttaaagctgtagaagccacaatttttgtccaatcctTACAATATTTGGCACACAGTGCCCaatatgtgttcaaaatttcattgaaatcgttccagatttagatatagctcccatatatatatttcatccgatatgcccttttaaagctatagtagctacaattttggtccgatctttaccaaatttagcacgaaatgtttcgtgtgacgtcttaatacgtgtgcaaaatttcatttaaatcgatttagatttagatatagctcccatatataactttcatccgatttgacaaatataggctgtggaagccacaattttggtccgatctttaccaaatttggcgcgaagtgctttttgtgacgtcccaatatgtgtgcaaatttcatcagaatcggatcagatttatatataaatagctcccatgtatatgtttcatccgatatgccctcttAAAagtgtagtagctacaattttggtccgatttctacaaaatttttcatgagatgttttaattgacatccatccctatacgtgtgcaaaatttcatcaaaatcgaatcagatttagataaaactcccataaacatcttttatgcgtttcgatttttaaggctgtagaagccacaattttcgtaccatcgtaagaaaatcgtacaaggttctattctaTACattctgactagatttggatatatgtgctatatattaaaagtattacgaaGACTCGTTTCAATATGAAAAAGAGCAAAAGAACGTCGCAGTCAAATACTCAAATACTCATTTTCTCAAGAATTTAAttataaaagtaccaaaacaaaaaatgtaaaacctGTAGTGAAATTCAGTTAAGTGTTTTAAAGAATAATGAAGACATTTGAATTTTGTCGGCAGATAAAGAAGGCAAAACCGTAGCATTGCAAAAAAATGACAACGATACAAAAATGCGAAGCATACTAGAGGACATGTGTAAATATAAACGTCTAAAAAGGGATCCCACTTCCGGACTacaaaccaaaaacaacaaattagtAGACAAATTATTCAATATGAATATAATAAGCATAACCAACAAGAACCTGCTGACGAATTATACCGCGATTGCCCCAAGAATTTATGGCTTACCCAAAATCCataaggagggaaaaccacTCAGGAAAATATCTAACAGACGTTTTAAATAACTTGACTAGAGGTTCACAAAACAACATAAAAGACGGGATTGAattcaaatcaaaaatcaaTGACAAGGAAGTCAGAGACAATGAGATATTAATATCTTTCGACGTGGTGTCTTTATTTCCAAGCATACCGGTTAATTTAGCCATAAACACTATAACCGAAAAATGGAATGACATCCAGGAGCACAAAAAGATaccaaaagatttatttatagaATTGTTAACATATGAATGAATAAAGGATTCTAGATATTTAACATACGATGAAAAATTGTATGAGCATAAGTAGGCATGCCAATGGTTTCGCCCATCTCTCCGATAATCACCGATATTGTAATGGAAACCTTACTAGACGCTTCAATTGAGAAAATGACAAAACCAAGATTACTGACCAAATATGTGGACGATATATTTTGTGTATTGAAAAGAACGGAAGTGGAAAATACTCTACAAGTTCTTAATTCCTTCCACCCACAAGTCCAGTTCAGAATGGATTGtgaatcaaacaataaatggtcATATCTTGAAACCGTTGTCCACCGGCATCAAAAtaagttaaaattaaattggtatcaaaaagaTACAACGTCTGGGAGACTTATAAATATTGTAATTATTCAAATCAACcgagaagaataaaaataaatactgcTACTAGTTTCATCGACAGAGTACTAAAAATCAGTTACAACATATATCATCCAGAAAACCGAAAGGAAAATTCAACAAATACTTCGATCAAATGACTTCCCAAGCAAAGCTATTAAGGACCCTATAAAATTCGTCAAGAATAGAACAGCGAACAACGAAATTGAAATAACACCAAAAATCTTCAAGAAAACGACGTATATTCCAGGGTTTTCGAAGAGGCTTACCAATTCCAAAATaccagcttgctttaaaaagccacaaCACACTAAATAGTATATTCAGCAGGACTAAATCAAGGATGAAAAAGGAGGACAAATTAAATGTAGTTTATAAGATTAAATATAAcgaggaaggatttgaacccttctgctacgcagacgatgttataatatttctaaggggtaaggatccgaacgagctatgcagaagggaggacagggtcttgcatatggcatatgactgggctagacccagaggtctcaatgtcacattcagaagcgtactgagaaggctcacagatgttgggcgctatgtagacgggccgtaggctcgaaatggggcctgaatccgaggatagtccaatggctctacaagagcgtgattagaccaatacttacttacgcctcagtagtttggtggacttctatggagaaaagtgcaacataaggaccatacaacaggttcagagaacatgttgtcttggcataggcggagcgatgaggaccacgcccaataGAGCACTgtggactattctagatatccgacccattgacatacagattaagtgtgaggccaccacagcggctatgagacttaaggcgatgagaaaATGGATGGAGGATGGGAGAAgctttcaggcaaattgagtaaaaattgcaccctccagtGGCTAAGAgttttaaattgggagatcgattttaaTGGCAAGCTgattgattttagtttttt includes:
- the LOC106089889 gene encoding surfeit locus protein 4 homolog isoform X2, giving the protein MDSVIRRGKNILPTVARLCLIATFFEDGLRMYFQWNEQREYMDMSWGCGKFLATVFVLVNLIGQLGGCGMVIARFKVDIAVCILFFIVVLQTIAYSILWDIQFLLRNLALIGALLLVLAESRVEGRSLFAGVPTMGDNKPKNFMQLAGRILLAFMFITLIRFELSFLQILQDIVGSILMVLVTIGYKTKLSALILVALLTVLNLYHNAWWTIPSYKPLRDFLKYDFFQTLSVIGGLLMIVSLGPGGVSMDEHKKKW
- the LOC106089889 gene encoding surfeit locus protein 4 homolog isoform X1, encoding MNIPNEYIAKTEDVADQVIRRGKNILPTVARLCLIATFFEDGLRMYFQWNEQREYMDMSWGCGKFLATVFVLVNLIGQLGGCGMVIARFKVDIAVCILFFIVVLQTIAYSILWDIQFLLRNLALIGALLLVLAESRVEGRSLFAGVPTMGDNKPKNFMQLAGRILLAFMFITLIRFELSFLQILQDIVGSILMVLVTIGYKTKLSALILVALLTVLNLYHNAWWTIPSYKPLRDFLKYDFFQTLSVIGGLLMIVSLGPGGVSMDEHKKKW